Proteins encoded within one genomic window of Tolypothrix bouteillei VB521301:
- a CDS encoding DUF433 domain-containing protein: MQIIESLSSEERIFLQERLSSKPIQVTFDVCGGQPCIRSTRIPVWTPIAFRSTRSR, from the coding sequence GTGCAGATAATCGAATCTCTTAGCTCAGAAGAGCGTATCTTTTTGCAAGAGCGATTGAGTAGCAAGCCAATTCAAGTAACATTTGACGTATGTGGTGGGCAGCCATGCATTCGTAGTACACGGATTCCTGTGTGGACACCGATCGCTTTTCGGTCAACAAGGAGCAGATGA
- a CDS encoding DUF433 domain-containing protein produces the protein MVGSHAFVVHGFLCGHRSLFGQQGADDKELLRNYPALTTDDLTTAWVYYEQHREQLDRAIISYTNTLDK, from the coding sequence GTGGTGGGCAGCCATGCATTCGTAGTACACGGATTCCTGTGTGGACACCGATCGCTTTTCGGTCAACAAGGAGCAGATGATAAAGAGTTATTACGGAACTATCCTGCCCTAACCACTGATGATTTAACCACTGCATGGGTATACTACGAACAACACCGCGAACAACTAGATCGGGCAATCATTAGCTACACGAATACTTTAGATAAGTAG
- a CDS encoding UPF0175 family protein, producing MQITIEIPDEIAKRLDQAWGGLSHRLLEVIVADAYRCGEMSTSEVRQILQLKSRLETHAFLKRMGVYLNYDETELERDIQTLKEFRA from the coding sequence ATGCAAATTACGATTGAAATTCCTGATGAAATTGCCAAGAGGTTAGACCAAGCATGGGGTGGTCTTTCTCATAGACTGTTAGAAGTAATTGTTGCAGATGCTTACCGTTGCGGGGAAATGAGTACATCTGAAGTTCGACAAATACTCCAGTTAAAGTCTCGTTTAGAAACCCATGCCTTCTTGAAACGGATGGGTGTTTATCTAAATTATGACGAGACTGAATTAGAAAGAGATATTCAAACTCTTAAAGAGTTTAGAGCATAA
- a CDS encoding AAA family ATPase, with the protein MWVESITLSNIKCFREEKIFFTHKQATGQRAKPYSWITLLGENGVGKSTLLQALALLLAGPEAAKELLPRPTGWVRNPSIPGKLSAVLHKEETDAGSFGEDKRRHTFAYSYFVTGGVPVQVGKEKETYTEPALIEEPSKILSWLRTNAFASDSKGWFSVGYGAFRRLTRVSQVLIPSLEPAKRSSNFITQFDEDSALSSFERWMVYLEFRIAKNPEDAKARRMREVGEKVIESLLPGDAQIAEVTIDGLIQFTVNGQKVSTINLSDGYRSVIALAGDLIWRLLQAFPDLEDPTQASGVVLIDELDIHLHPSWQRQIAGWLRQVFPYLQFIVATHSPLVAAGGGDDALTLRLELVNGEIEVKQVQNVSAYDSDSILRSSAFGLESTYSPETQAKMNRYYELRDKRDNLLEQESKEYEHLRQFMKAAQPVGGLPEPGSLEARTRAFLEANLP; encoded by the coding sequence ATGTGGGTAGAAAGCATAACGCTCTCGAACATTAAGTGCTTTCGAGAAGAAAAAATATTCTTTACTCATAAGCAAGCCACGGGTCAGAGAGCAAAACCTTATTCTTGGATTACTTTACTGGGTGAGAATGGAGTAGGAAAAAGTACGTTGCTGCAAGCACTTGCACTACTGTTAGCGGGTCCCGAAGCAGCGAAAGAACTTCTTCCTCGTCCTACTGGTTGGGTTCGCAACCCCTCTATTCCGGGAAAATTAAGTGCTGTTTTACACAAAGAAGAAACTGATGCAGGTAGTTTCGGGGAAGATAAAAGGAGGCATACATTTGCCTATTCTTACTTTGTAACAGGTGGAGTACCTGTCCAAGTAGGAAAAGAAAAGGAAACATACACTGAACCAGCACTCATTGAAGAACCCTCGAAAATCTTGAGTTGGTTGCGAACAAATGCTTTTGCTTCAGACAGTAAAGGGTGGTTTTCTGTCGGTTATGGAGCTTTTCGTCGATTAACTCGAGTGAGTCAAGTCTTGATACCTAGTTTAGAACCAGCAAAACGTTCTAGCAATTTCATTACTCAGTTTGATGAAGATAGTGCTTTAAGTTCTTTTGAAAGATGGATGGTCTATTTAGAATTTCGTATTGCTAAAAATCCAGAGGATGCTAAAGCGCGACGAATGCGAGAAGTAGGGGAAAAAGTTATTGAAAGTCTTCTTCCTGGAGATGCTCAAATCGCTGAAGTCACCATTGATGGTCTGATTCAATTCACAGTTAATGGTCAAAAGGTTTCAACTATTAATTTGTCTGATGGTTATCGTAGCGTCATAGCCCTAGCAGGAGATTTAATCTGGCGATTGCTTCAAGCTTTTCCAGATTTGGAAGATCCAACCCAAGCATCTGGTGTAGTTTTAATAGATGAGTTAGATATTCACTTACACCCATCATGGCAAAGACAAATTGCTGGTTGGTTGCGGCAGGTTTTTCCCTATCTTCAATTTATTGTTGCCACCCATAGTCCTTTAGTAGCCGCAGGAGGAGGAGACGATGCTTTAACTTTGCGCTTAGAATTGGTAAACGGTGAAATTGAGGTTAAACAAGTTCAAAATGTATCAGCTTACGATTCTGACTCTATTTTAAGAAGCTCTGCTTTTGGTTTAGAATCTACTTACTCCCCGGAAACTCAAGCGAAAATGAATCGTTATTACGAACTTAGGGATAAAAGAGACAACCTTTTAGAACAAGAATCTAAGGAGTACGAACATTTAAGGCAATTTATGAAAGCAGCACAACCTGTTGGCGGTCTTCCCGAACCAGGGAGTTTAGAAGCTCGAACTAGAGCTTTCTTGGAGGCAAATTTGCCTTGA
- a CDS encoding DUF3368 domain-containing protein — MIIVSDTSPICYLLLIDRIDILQELYRVIIIPQGVADELNAPESPLVVRNWIAKPPDWLQIQTVQVGKFLGLEKLDPGEREAILLAEQIKAELVILDDKAARHIAIERGLKIIGLLGILKDAAPQSSQIK; from the coding sequence ATGATTATTGTCTCTGATACTTCCCCAATTTGTTACTTGCTGCTAATCGATCGTATTGACATATTGCAAGAACTTTACCGTGTCATTATAATTCCCCAAGGTGTAGCTGATGAGCTAAATGCTCCTGAGTCACCCCTTGTTGTTCGGAATTGGATTGCTAAACCTCCCGATTGGCTACAAATTCAGACAGTACAAGTAGGTAAATTCTTAGGATTGGAAAAACTCGATCCTGGTGAGCGAGAAGCAATTTTATTAGCAGAGCAAATCAAAGCTGAATTGGTCATTTTAGATGATAAAGCAGCAAGACACATAGCTATAGAAAGAGGTTTAAAAATTATTGGATTGTTGGGTATTTTGAAAGATGCTGCTCCGCAATCCTCACAAATCAAATAG